From the genome of Candidatus Yanofskybacteria bacterium:
TACCCATAATTTCTAAAAATATAATCAATCTACCATGACAAGAGTAAAACGAGGCGTAACAGCCAATGCCAGAAGGAAGAGACTATTAAAACACACCAAAGGTTTTAAATGGACTCGATCAACTAAGTTCAGACAAGCCAAAGAAGCCAGCTTACATGCTTGGTCTTTTATGTTTGCCGACAGGAAGAAGAAAAAGAGGACAGCTAGAAATCTCTGGACGGTAAAATTAAATGCCGCAGCCAGAGAGAATGGCACTACCTACTCAAAGCTAATAGACAAGCTAAAAAAAGCTAAGATCGATCTAGACAGGAAGGTGCTTGCCGACATCGCTCAGCACAATCCTGAAGTATTTAAAAAGATATTAGCCGCCTAACGCTCCTTAAATCAAAACTCCCGCTTAAGCGG
Proteins encoded in this window:
- a CDS encoding 50S ribosomal protein L20, yielding MTRVKRGVTANARRKRLLKHTKGFKWTRSTKFRQAKEASLHAWSFMFADRKKKKRTARNLWTVKLNAAARENGTTYSKLIDKLKKAKIDLDRKVLADIAQHNPEVFKKILAA